Proteins found in one Bacteroides sp. genomic segment:
- a CDS encoding Ldh family oxidoreductase: MAQKFIPFDVVEDFLVKVMAKAGIPEADARIIADVLIQADKFGFDSHGVNRLKPIYLDRIRDGILNPVTEYEVVREGATTAVIDGHNGMGHVIALNAMKLAIDKAAKYGMGMVAVRNSTHYGFAGYYPLMAVHENMIGITGTNARPSIAPTFGVENMLGTNPLTFGMPTDEDFPFLLDCATSIVQRGKIELYAREGKELIKGLVIDENGESKTDSNEVLSDLTAGRAALVPLGGIGEETAGYKGYGYATVVEILSAALQQGAFMKMLMGVENGKKVPYPLGHFFICINVSAFTEPDDFRKTTGDILRELRASKKMPGQERIYTAGEKEYLTWMDRRHKGVPFNDALLEEYRGLCKAYGMEEYLGRFRD, encoded by the coding sequence ATGGCACAGAAATTTATTCCCTTCGACGTGGTGGAGGACTTCCTGGTAAAGGTAATGGCGAAAGCCGGCATCCCTGAGGCTGACGCGCGCATCATTGCCGATGTGCTGATACAGGCCGATAAGTTCGGCTTCGATTCGCATGGGGTCAACCGCCTGAAGCCCATATACCTCGACAGGATCAGGGATGGTATCCTGAATCCTGTGACAGAATACGAGGTAGTCAGGGAAGGGGCCACCACCGCGGTGATCGACGGGCATAACGGGATGGGCCACGTGATCGCTTTAAATGCCATGAAGCTGGCAATAGACAAGGCTGCGAAATACGGGATGGGGATGGTGGCGGTGCGCAACTCCACCCACTACGGCTTTGCGGGTTATTACCCCCTGATGGCCGTGCACGAAAATATGATCGGCATCACGGGCACCAACGCACGGCCTTCCATTGCACCTACCTTCGGGGTGGAAAACATGCTGGGCACCAACCCCCTGACTTTCGGCATGCCCACCGACGAGGACTTCCCCTTCCTGCTCGACTGTGCCACCAGCATCGTGCAGCGCGGAAAGATTGAGCTGTATGCACGCGAGGGCAAAGAGCTTATCAAGGGCCTTGTCATCGATGAGAACGGGGAGAGCAAGACCGACTCGAACGAGGTGCTCAGCGACCTGACCGCCGGACGGGCCGCCCTGGTGCCCCTGGGCGGGATAGGAGAGGAGACGGCAGGCTATAAGGGCTATGGCTATGCCACCGTGGTCGAGATCCTCTCGGCCGCACTGCAGCAGGGCGCCTTTATGAAAATGCTGATGGGCGTCGAAAACGGGAAAAAGGTTCCCTATCCCCTGGGCCATTTCTTTATCTGCATCAACGTCAGCGCTTTTACAGAGCCCGACGATTTCAGGAAAACCACGGGCGATATCCTGCGCGAACTCAGGGCATCGAAAAAGATGCCCGGGCAGGAGCGCATCTACACCGCCGGCGAAAAGGAATACCTCACCTGGATGGACCGCCGCCATAAGGGCGTGCCCTTCAACGACGCCCTGCTTGAGGAGTACAGAGGGCTGTGCAAGGCATATGGGATGGAAGAGTACCTGGGAAGGTTCAGGGATTAG